The Salinicoccus roseus genome window below encodes:
- a CDS encoding peptide-methionine (S)-S-oxide reductase, whose protein sequence is METVYLAGGCLWGVQAFIKTLPGVKATEAGRANGTSDTLDGRYDGYAECVKTEFDPAVTSIDRLMDHLFKIIDPYSVDRQGEDVGRKYRTGLYSTDPEHLREAEAFIHRRADHAKIAVEVLLLTNYVRSAEEHQDRLDRCPDDYCHIPKELLTKYQ, encoded by the coding sequence ATGGAAACCGTATACTTGGCCGGCGGATGCCTGTGGGGCGTCCAGGCCTTCATCAAGACCCTGCCCGGTGTCAAAGCGACAGAAGCGGGCCGGGCAAACGGCACCAGTGATACACTCGATGGTAGGTATGACGGATATGCAGAATGTGTGAAGACGGAATTCGATCCGGCAGTGACTTCCATCGACCGATTGATGGATCATCTGTTCAAGATCATCGATCCATACAGTGTGGACCGCCAAGGTGAGGATGTCGGCAGGAAGTACAGAACTGGATTATATAGCACAGACCCGGAGCATTTGAGAGAAGCGGAAGCATTCATACATCGGAGGGCTGACCATGCCAAAATCGCCGTCGAAGTACTGCTCCTCACCAACTATGTGAGAAGCGCAGAGGAGCATCAGGACCGGTTGGATCGATGTCCGGATGACTACTGCCATATCCCGAAGGAACTGCTTACGAAATACCAATGA
- a CDS encoding GNAT family N-acetyltransferase, which yields MKRNGVLILDIRTLDKSDALAYRELRLEGLRTEASAFGSTYEREANFSLKEFEARIEPSEHQFTIGGFDDGTLVCTASFVRLQGDKVKHKGLLIGMYCSRSHRGTGMAEEVVGYLMDRIKKLEGLAVVNLAVVTENTRALSFYKKFGFRIYGTDPKAMYDGKRYYDENLMVLDLSEDKERAR from the coding sequence ATGAAAAGAAATGGAGTGCTGATTCTGGATATAAGAACTCTGGATAAAAGTGATGCTTTGGCATATAGGGAATTAAGGTTGGAAGGCCTTCGGACGGAGGCGAGTGCATTCGGCTCCACTTATGAAAGAGAAGCGAACTTCTCACTAAAAGAATTTGAAGCGCGCATTGAACCTTCAGAGCACCAGTTTACAATTGGAGGGTTTGATGACGGGACACTCGTCTGTACTGCTTCTTTCGTCAGGCTGCAGGGAGATAAGGTGAAACATAAAGGATTGTTGATCGGCATGTACTGCAGCCGAAGCCATAGGGGCACAGGAATGGCGGAAGAGGTTGTAGGTTATCTGATGGACAGAATAAAGAAGCTTGAAGGCCTGGCAGTCGTAAATCTTGCGGTTGTAACCGAAAATACAAGAGCGCTTTCATTCTACAAAAAATTTGGCTTCAGGATCTACGGTACAGACCCTAAAGCCATGTATGATGGAAAGAGGTATTACGATGAAAATCTGATGGTTTTGGATTTAAGTGAAGACAAAGAACGAGCGCGCTAA
- a CDS encoding type I toxin-antitoxin system Fst family toxin has translation MEGGEVMYSTLFEVLVAPVITGVTLTLFAYWLDNRDD, from the coding sequence ATGGAAGGAGGTGAAGTCATGTACAGCACCCTATTTGAAGTTTTGGTTGCACCTGTCATCACAGGTGTAACCCTCACGTTGTTCGCCTATTGGCTCGACAATCGTGACGACTGA
- the abc-f gene encoding ribosomal protection-like ABC-F family protein → MNELSVRLKDVHVTFGNKDLLHIEALSAYMNDRIAILGPNGAGKSTLLKMIAGIFSDYEGSVQVETDFNYFAQLGEPADPVDGDFNFELLSRLNVPDNEGLSGGEETKFRLAHALSEYKLGLLLDEPTTHLDEVGVELLIDELKYYYGTLICVSHDRHFINSIAEKIWEVSDGTVKEYVGNYDDYIAQKEIERLEIERQHENFIREKKRLEEAARKQLEKASRMGSGDKSRKQDIKPDRLSSSKQKDTVQKQAFKAAKAIESRIGQLDEVEQLTVDRQLRFPMPKSMEIHNKFPIMAQDLNVQRGEKVLLDNVSFQFPLGKVIAITGSNGSGKSSLLHEVMHNAPGMDISPKVTIETYRQMDYRMSTDAPVLRHLMKHTEYSEPVVRSILQNLGFTQDEVSKPLHNLSGGEATRVSLALLFVKPSNVIILDEPTNFIDLDKIEALESFIEAYEGTVILTSHDKYFVERVADIVYRIEDGKLNIVD, encoded by the coding sequence ATGAACGAACTATCAGTAAGATTGAAAGATGTACATGTCACATTCGGCAACAAAGATCTACTTCACATTGAAGCACTATCGGCGTATATGAACGACAGGATCGCCATCCTCGGCCCGAACGGGGCAGGGAAGTCGACACTGCTGAAGATGATCGCAGGCATATTCAGTGATTATGAGGGCAGTGTGCAGGTGGAGACGGACTTCAATTATTTCGCCCAGCTCGGGGAGCCGGCGGATCCAGTCGATGGAGATTTCAACTTCGAACTGCTGAGCCGGTTGAATGTACCGGACAACGAAGGACTCAGTGGCGGTGAGGAGACGAAGTTCCGTCTCGCCCACGCATTGTCCGAGTACAAGCTCGGTCTGCTGCTGGATGAACCGACGACGCATCTTGATGAGGTGGGCGTTGAACTGCTGATCGATGAACTGAAGTACTATTACGGTACTTTGATATGCGTCAGCCACGACCGGCATTTCATCAACAGCATCGCCGAAAAGATATGGGAAGTGTCGGATGGCACCGTAAAGGAGTATGTGGGGAACTATGATGACTACATCGCCCAGAAGGAAATTGAACGGCTCGAGATTGAAAGGCAGCATGAAAATTTTATAAGAGAGAAGAAAAGGCTTGAGGAAGCGGCCAGGAAGCAGCTGGAGAAGGCAAGCAGGATGGGCTCTGGAGACAAGTCCAGGAAGCAGGATATAAAACCCGACCGTCTGAGTTCGAGCAAGCAGAAGGACACGGTGCAGAAACAGGCTTTCAAGGCCGCGAAAGCGATCGAATCGAGAATAGGGCAGTTGGATGAAGTGGAACAGTTGACAGTGGATAGACAACTGAGGTTCCCGATGCCGAAATCGATGGAAATCCATAACAAATTCCCGATCATGGCACAGGACCTCAACGTCCAGCGGGGAGAAAAGGTGCTGCTCGATAATGTCAGCTTCCAGTTTCCCCTGGGGAAAGTCATAGCAATCACCGGCAGCAATGGCTCGGGGAAATCGAGCCTGCTTCACGAGGTTATGCACAATGCCCCAGGGATGGACATTTCTCCGAAAGTCACAATCGAGACCTACAGGCAGATGGACTACAGGATGTCTACAGACGCGCCCGTCCTCAGGCATCTCATGAAACATACGGAGTACAGTGAGCCGGTCGTCAGGAGCATCCTTCAGAATCTCGGGTTTACACAAGATGAGGTGTCGAAGCCGCTGCATAACTTGAGTGGCGGTGAGGCGACCCGGGTCTCCCTGGCACTGCTGTTCGTGAAGCCGTCGAATGTCATCATACTCGATGAGCCGACGAACTTCATCGATTTGGATAAGATCGAAGCACTGGAGTCCTTCATCGAAGCTTACGAAGGCACAGTCATCCTGACTTCCCACGATAAGTACTTCGTCGAACGGGTGGCGGATATCGTCTACCGGATTGAAGATGGGAAGCTTAATATTGTAGATTGA
- a CDS encoding restriction endonuclease produces the protein MTVWLFRAGKNGEYENKFLEDNRIYLTWDSLNFNLKSIESKELLVEKLMEHYDIEKKKTAINWASQIWPMARKIDVGDYIALPSKLNRTIHIGVVKSQYIYDENLENPYFHYREVDWIKEDIPRERFDQDILYSLGAFMTVCKIQRNNAEERIKEMKNNGWQVPKNKRTVQLVDESEEPASIDIEEFIYDQISERIIRKFKGSKMETLIEEILKAQGFTTFKSPEGSDHGVDILASSDLLGFGSPRICVQVKTEDSPLDRPTLDQLVGTMSNFNADYGLLVSWSGFKSSVTREVPKHFFKVRLWDSKTIIQQIFEHYDNLSDDIKNEIPIKRVWMLDKEIEE, from the coding sequence ATGACAGTCTGGTTGTTCAGAGCAGGGAAGAATGGAGAGTACGAAAATAAATTTTTAGAGGATAATAGAATATACTTAACATGGGATAGTCTCAATTTTAATTTGAAAAGTATCGAATCTAAGGAATTACTGGTAGAGAAATTAATGGAACACTATGATATTGAGAAAAAGAAAACAGCTATAAATTGGGCATCACAAATATGGCCAATGGCTCGTAAAATTGACGTTGGTGATTATATTGCATTACCGTCCAAATTGAATCGGACTATCCACATAGGGGTTGTGAAAAGCCAGTACATTTACGATGAAAATTTGGAAAATCCGTATTTTCATTATCGGGAGGTAGATTGGATTAAGGAAGATATTCCTCGTGAGAGGTTTGATCAAGACATCTTATATTCTCTCGGCGCCTTTATGACAGTTTGCAAAATACAGAGAAACAATGCTGAAGAAAGAATAAAAGAAATGAAGAATAATGGATGGCAGGTTCCAAAAAACAAAAGAACAGTTCAATTAGTAGATGAGAGTGAAGAACCAGCATCTATAGATATAGAAGAGTTTATCTATGATCAGATTTCAGAGAGAATTATAAGAAAGTTCAAGGGATCTAAGATGGAAACATTAATAGAAGAGATATTAAAGGCACAAGGTTTTACTACATTTAAAAGTCCAGAAGGTTCAGATCATGGTGTAGATATACTGGCTTCTTCAGATTTACTAGGATTCGGTTCTCCTCGTATCTGTGTTCAAGTTAAAACAGAAGATTCACCGTTAGATAGACCTACGTTAGACCAATTGGTTGGAACAATGAGTAACTTCAATGCAGATTATGGTCTCCTCGTATCTTGGAGTGGTTTTAAATCTTCTGTTACTAGGGAAGTGCCTAAACATTTCTTCAAAGTAAGACTATGGGACTCCAAAACCATTATCCAACAGATATTTGAACACTACGATAACCTTAGTGACGATATAAAAAACGAAATTCCAATAAAGCGAGTATGGATGTTGGATAAGGAGATAGAAGAATAA
- a CDS encoding formamidase, whose protein sequence is MSGLGGLNKSQNGVVIGLVQLQLPVTETKKDLKQQTEKVCEMVRKAKRFAAPIDLVVFPEYMLHGLSMSMDKEIMCDVDGPEVEAFKEVCRENDIWGCFSIMEYNPDGNPYNTGLIIDNKGEIKLNYRKLHPWVPVEPWEPGDVGLPVCEGPNGSTLGLAICHDGMFPEVSRELAYKGADIILRTAGYTAPIRHSWRITNQSNAFCNLAYTASVAMCGTDGTNDSMGEGMIVNFDGVPMVEGSNRPDEIITGEVRPDLVREARTDWAVENNMYQLGHRGYVAVEDGITDAPYTYMQDLQNGEYKLPWEDDIVHKDGGAYGFEKPRKK, encoded by the coding sequence ATGAGTGGACTTGGTGGACTGAACAAATCACAGAATGGTGTGGTCATCGGACTTGTACAGCTGCAGCTGCCGGTGACTGAAACGAAGAAAGATCTCAAGCAGCAGACGGAGAAGGTTTGTGAAATGGTCAGGAAGGCGAAGCGGTTTGCAGCACCGATAGACCTGGTGGTCTTTCCAGAATACATGCTGCATGGCCTCTCCATGAGCATGGATAAGGAGATCATGTGTGATGTGGATGGTCCTGAAGTCGAGGCATTCAAGGAAGTGTGCAGGGAGAATGACATCTGGGGCTGCTTCTCCATCATGGAGTATAACCCGGACGGCAATCCATACAACACTGGACTGATCATCGATAATAAGGGAGAAATCAAACTGAACTACCGGAAGCTGCATCCATGGGTGCCGGTGGAACCTTGGGAGCCTGGCGATGTCGGGCTGCCGGTATGTGAAGGTCCGAACGGCAGTACACTTGGACTTGCGATCTGCCACGACGGCATGTTCCCGGAAGTGAGCCGTGAACTGGCGTATAAAGGCGCCGACATCATCCTGAGGACGGCAGGATATACCGCGCCAATCCGCCACTCCTGGCGGATCACGAACCAGTCGAACGCCTTCTGCAACCTCGCCTATACCGCATCGGTTGCCATGTGCGGCACCGACGGCACGAACGATTCCATGGGCGAAGGCATGATCGTCAACTTCGACGGGGTGCCTATGGTCGAAGGCAGCAACCGTCCCGATGAGATCATCACCGGAGAAGTCAGACCGGACCTCGTCCGGGAAGCGCGGACGGACTGGGCCGTCGAGAACAACATGTATCAGCTCGGCCACCGCGGCTATGTCGCCGTTGAAGACGGCATCACCGATGCACCGTACACCTATATGCAGGATCTCCAGAACGGGGAGTATAAATTGCCATGGGAAGATGACATCGTCCATAAGGACGGAGGGGCCTACGGGTTTGAGAAGCCGAGAAAAAAGTAG
- a CDS encoding carbon starvation CstA family protein, which translates to MNAILVAIIGLGVFVLGYRYYSKFIAERIYRLDPNYMTPAHKYKDGVDFVPTNKFVLWGHHFTSVAGAAPILGPAIAVYWGWLPAFLWVILGTVFAAGVHDFGTLAISVRNKGQSIGTIAEKFIGRRGKILFLFIILTLVLMINAVFAWVIANLFITYPASVLPVFIQIPLAIWIGYAAYKKNMKMLVPSLLALAAMYFVAVITAEVSWLQIDLVSYMGGEEAAGLFGLGAVSTAFMVWIVILLIYVYIASTLPVWKLLQPRDFINSHQLTVGLLILYAGLLLTNPTINAPATNADADTSWLPLLFITVACGAISGFHGLVSSGTSSKQLDKETDARFVGYFGAVGEGILALISIIAVVTLFSSVDDFSATYSSFNEANATGLGNFVEGAAILAGGLGIPAAVATTIVSIIVVSFAATTLDTAVRLMRYIIAEIGTEYKVPSLTKKHVATSIAVVSTAALVLIPEGPNGFGSGGYLIWPLFGTSNQLLAGISLLLISIWLKRQGINYAVTLIPMIFLMFMTLYAMFVQVFFEWAWYADGSNLLLFVLGAIIFVFAIWIVITSIQALTGKFDDELEKHRNDE; encoded by the coding sequence ATGAATGCCATACTCGTCGCAATCATCGGGCTCGGTGTCTTCGTCCTGGGCTACCGCTACTACTCCAAGTTCATCGCAGAACGCATCTACCGGCTCGACCCGAACTACATGACGCCCGCCCACAAGTACAAGGACGGCGTCGACTTCGTGCCTACGAACAAATTCGTCCTATGGGGACACCACTTCACATCCGTCGCGGGGGCGGCACCGATCCTCGGTCCTGCCATCGCCGTCTACTGGGGCTGGCTGCCGGCCTTCCTGTGGGTCATCCTCGGGACCGTATTCGCCGCTGGTGTCCATGACTTCGGAACGCTCGCAATATCCGTCAGGAATAAAGGCCAGTCGATCGGTACGATCGCAGAAAAGTTCATCGGCCGGCGCGGCAAGATACTGTTCCTGTTCATCATCCTCACACTCGTGCTGATGATCAATGCGGTATTCGCCTGGGTGATCGCAAACCTGTTCATTACATATCCGGCAAGCGTCCTGCCCGTCTTCATCCAGATTCCGCTCGCGATATGGATCGGCTACGCAGCATACAAGAAGAACATGAAGATGCTTGTCCCTTCACTGCTCGCACTTGCCGCCATGTATTTCGTCGCCGTCATTACGGCGGAAGTGTCCTGGCTGCAGATCGACCTCGTGTCCTATATGGGTGGTGAGGAGGCTGCGGGACTGTTCGGCCTCGGTGCCGTATCGACGGCCTTCATGGTCTGGATCGTCATCCTGCTCATCTATGTCTATATCGCATCGACCCTGCCGGTATGGAAGCTGCTCCAGCCACGGGATTTCATCAACTCCCACCAGCTGACCGTCGGACTGCTCATCCTGTATGCAGGTCTGCTTCTGACGAATCCGACGATCAATGCACCGGCGACGAACGCCGATGCGGACACATCCTGGCTGCCGCTGCTCTTCATCACGGTTGCTTGTGGTGCGATCTCCGGTTTCCACGGACTCGTATCTTCGGGTACCTCATCCAAGCAACTGGATAAGGAAACGGATGCCCGCTTCGTCGGCTACTTCGGTGCCGTCGGCGAGGGGATCCTTGCACTCATCTCCATCATCGCCGTCGTAACGCTGTTCAGCAGTGTGGATGACTTCTCTGCCACCTACTCGAGCTTCAATGAAGCCAATGCAACCGGCCTCGGCAACTTCGTCGAAGGGGCTGCGATTCTTGCCGGCGGCCTCGGCATCCCGGCGGCTGTCGCAACAACGATCGTCTCCATCATCGTCGTCAGCTTCGCCGCCACGACGCTCGATACGGCAGTCCGCCTCATGCGCTACATCATTGCCGAAATCGGCACTGAGTATAAAGTACCGTCACTCACGAAGAAGCATGTGGCAACAAGCATCGCCGTAGTCTCCACTGCCGCACTCGTGCTGATTCCGGAAGGGCCGAACGGCTTCGGTTCCGGCGGCTATCTCATCTGGCCGCTGTTCGGTACATCGAACCAGCTGCTTGCGGGCATCAGTCTATTGCTGATCTCCATCTGGCTGAAGCGCCAAGGCATCAACTACGCCGTCACGCTCATCCCGATGATCTTCCTGATGTTCATGACACTCTATGCCATGTTCGTCCAGGTGTTCTTCGAATGGGCCTGGTACGCCGACGGCTCCAACCTGCTGCTGTTTGTACTCGGTGCCATCATCTTCGTCTTCGCCATCTGGATCGTCATCACGTCCATCCAGGCGCTTACCGGCAAGTTCGATGATGAACTCGAGAAGCACCGCAATGACGAGTAA
- a CDS encoding cory-CC-star protein gives MLDNIKKLIRYYEEVLEMPHRTEVARELRDQDDLFLLLLYSEMIGIPNPVYYYTLELYPHIIEDFHDWHLRMGMDKSPLTGIRCC, from the coding sequence ATGCTCGACAATATCAAGAAGTTGATCCGGTACTACGAGGAAGTGCTCGAAATGCCGCACCGTACGGAAGTGGCAAGGGAGCTGAGGGACCAGGATGACCTCTTCCTGCTGCTCCTCTACTCTGAGATGATCGGCATACCGAATCCAGTCTACTACTACACGCTGGAACTGTATCCGCACATCATCGAGGACTTCCACGACTGGCATCTCCGCATGGGGATGGACAAGTCACCGCTGACCGGCATCCGCTGCTGCTGA
- a CDS encoding ArsA family ATPase, which translates to MSIHTKKILFIGGKGGVGKSTSAAAIAWQLAKSGKKTLLVSTDPAHNLGHIFSRDIGGETVEIAENLHALEIDPEHETKKYIDSVKENIKGTVQSSMIEEVNRQLDTAQASPGADESALFDKLVSIILEEEGEYDHLVFDTAPTGHTIRLLTLPELMGVWIEGLLKKRQKTNENYTQLLNDGEPVEDPIYDVLLTRQNRFSRAREIMLESGKTGFIFVLNPERLPILETKKAVGLLDKYHLHVKTLIINKVLPDEADGTFLAQRREHEQRYLKEIEDTFKDQNLIRVPLLPHDITTIEELDRFSEYYEMD; encoded by the coding sequence ATGAGCATTCATACAAAGAAGATCCTGTTCATCGGCGGCAAGGGCGGCGTGGGCAAATCCACGTCCGCTGCCGCCATCGCATGGCAACTCGCAAAGTCAGGAAAGAAGACGCTGCTCGTTTCGACCGACCCGGCCCATAACCTCGGACACATCTTCTCGCGGGACATCGGCGGGGAGACGGTGGAGATTGCAGAGAACCTCCATGCGCTTGAGATCGATCCGGAGCATGAGACGAAGAAGTATATCGACTCGGTGAAGGAGAACATCAAGGGCACCGTACAGTCCAGCATGATCGAGGAGGTCAACCGCCAGCTCGATACCGCCCAGGCCTCACCCGGTGCGGATGAATCGGCGCTGTTCGACAAGCTCGTCTCCATCATCCTCGAGGAGGAAGGCGAATACGACCATCTCGTCTTCGACACCGCCCCCACCGGCCATACGATAAGGCTGCTCACACTGCCTGAGCTGATGGGTGTGTGGATCGAGGGGCTCTTGAAGAAGCGGCAGAAGACGAATGAGAACTACACCCAGCTCCTGAATGACGGGGAGCCGGTTGAGGACCCGATCTATGATGTCCTGCTCACCCGGCAGAACCGCTTCTCGCGGGCACGGGAGATTATGCTCGAGTCCGGCAAGACAGGGTTCATATTCGTGCTGAATCCAGAAAGGCTGCCGATACTTGAAACCAAAAAGGCCGTGGGCCTCCTCGACAAGTATCACCTGCATGTAAAGACGCTCATCATCAATAAGGTGCTGCCCGATGAAGCCGACGGCACCTTCCTCGCCCAGCGGCGGGAGCATGAACAGCGGTACCTGAAGGAGATTGAAGATACCTTCAAAGATCAGAACCTCATCCGCGTGCCCCTGCTTCCGCATGACATCACGACGATCGAGGAGCTCGACCGTTTCAGTGAATATTATGAGATGGACTGA
- a CDS encoding cupin domain-containing protein, protein MKRAEDIEIIPIKVEDDGKIPNHPDFPLLIYKSVFEDGDDIPTILNSNDWSGEWLGSVHPFHHYHSNTHEVLAVKEGHATLQLGGEQGEVVEAEKGDVIILPAGYGHKKIEASDDYANYGAYPGGVSFDMCDGEPEERPEKLKNIEEISMPDYDPMFDQIGPLVAQQKI, encoded by the coding sequence ATGAAACGTGCTGAAGATATTGAAATCATTCCAATAAAAGTCGAAGACGACGGCAAGATACCCAACCACCCCGACTTCCCCCTACTGATCTATAAGAGCGTGTTTGAAGATGGGGATGACATTCCCACTATCCTCAACTCCAATGACTGGTCCGGTGAATGGCTCGGTTCCGTCCACCCTTTCCACCACTACCACAGCAACACCCATGAAGTGCTTGCGGTCAAAGAAGGACATGCCACACTCCAGCTTGGTGGTGAGCAGGGTGAGGTGGTAGAAGCGGAAAAAGGTGATGTCATCATCCTCCCTGCCGGCTATGGCCATAAGAAGATAGAAGCAAGTGATGATTATGCAAACTATGGTGCCTACCCTGGTGGCGTCAGCTTTGACATGTGCGATGGAGAGCCTGAAGAGCGGCCTGAGAAATTGAAGAATATAGAGGAAATATCAATGCCTGACTATGACCCTATGTTTGATCAAATAGGGCCCTTGGTCGCTCAGCAGAAAATATAA
- a CDS encoding AbrB/MazE/SpoVT family DNA-binding domain-containing protein, which yields MDDTKCKVLHCEARILPWGNSQGVRLTREVLKEAGFDVGATEIELEVEPNRISLVPKNKLTPFQKLFEDYNGRKPEAESLWNEAELMGKEGW from the coding sequence ATGGATGATACAAAATGCAAAGTGCTGCATTGTGAAGCCAGAATCCTTCCGTGGGGGAACAGCCAGGGCGTCAGACTCACTCGGGAAGTCTTGAAAGAAGCAGGGTTTGATGTAGGCGCCACCGAAATCGAGTTGGAAGTGGAACCGAACCGGATTTCATTGGTACCGAAGAATAAATTGACACCGTTTCAAAAGTTATTTGAGGACTACAATGGTCGAAAGCCTGAAGCTGAATCTCTTTGGAATGAAGCCGAGCTGATGGGAAAAGAAGGATGGTAA
- a CDS encoding LTA synthase family protein has protein sequence MSNIKELLNKRYGYFILFLFLFWLKTYMAYWIEFSLGVSGIFEHIILFINPVATGIILLSIALFFSSPSLRKWAMFIMLLLMTLLLYSNILYYREFADFLTFNIVSGTNNVTTGLFASIFEMMRIWDFLYWVDIMLFVYLFFYKKEAPLAEDKKEHKRRTKAMVTLVGVLLLVGNLILAEIDRPQLLTRTFDRNYIVKYLGLNFFTGYDVFQSSQNSQMRVSADESDLGKVFNFSAENHAAPNPEYFGAAEGRNVIVIGLESVQQFLIDYELEDEYGQTHEVMPFLSSIFDNEDSYSFENFFHQTGQGKSSDAEVLGELSLYGLPKGSVFQSLGSTNTFHSAPNILAQHGEYTSAAFHGNVGSFWNRTDTYQSFGYDFFFDAEFYDVSGDRSMEYGLKDKLFFHDSVEYLEQLPQPFYSKFLTVSHHFPYPLDEENVEFPAAQTEDDTINNYFVTAHYADQALKEFFNYLKSSGLYEDSIIVMYGDHYGISDMRNPELAPLVGEDPEEWNQYHDTQMQRVPFIMHVPGVGNGEVFDTYSGQVDMLPTLMHLLGMETDGYLFMGQDILSEEHDNTVPLRNGRVVTPEYTFFEQEIYDTESGEALQDQFTKEELEELYRYRDEAREELSHSNEILMKDLLRFYNPEPLDELKEIDYIYRDQLDILEEHPEKETSLIEQNGGESSMELYETDAPELEASDYGSNPPGPPE, from the coding sequence ATGTCAAACATAAAAGAATTATTGAATAAACGCTATGGGTATTTCATCCTGTTCCTTTTTTTGTTCTGGTTGAAAACATACATGGCTTACTGGATTGAATTCAGTCTAGGCGTATCAGGTATATTCGAACACATCATATTGTTCATCAACCCGGTTGCTACCGGTATCATATTGTTGTCCATCGCGCTATTTTTCAGTAGTCCAAGTTTAAGAAAATGGGCAATGTTCATAATGTTACTCTTAATGACTTTATTATTATATTCGAACATACTATATTACAGGGAATTCGCTGATTTTCTGACATTTAATATTGTATCGGGCACTAATAATGTGACCACCGGCTTATTTGCTTCCATATTTGAAATGATGAGGATTTGGGACTTTTTATACTGGGTCGATATCATGTTGTTTGTCTATCTGTTCTTTTATAAAAAGGAGGCACCGCTCGCTGAAGATAAGAAAGAACATAAGAGGCGTACTAAAGCCATGGTTACATTAGTGGGTGTCCTACTTTTGGTAGGGAACCTGATATTGGCGGAAATTGACCGCCCTCAATTATTAACGCGCACTTTTGACAGGAATTATATAGTTAAATACTTAGGTTTGAATTTCTTTACCGGTTATGATGTTTTCCAATCATCTCAAAACAGCCAGATGCGCGTGAGTGCTGACGAGTCAGATTTAGGGAAGGTGTTTAACTTTTCGGCCGAAAACCATGCAGCGCCAAATCCAGAATACTTTGGGGCGGCAGAGGGCCGCAACGTGATTGTAATTGGATTGGAAAGTGTGCAGCAGTTCTTAATTGATTACGAACTGGAAGATGAATATGGTCAAACTCACGAAGTCATGCCATTTCTTTCAAGCATCTTTGACAATGAAGACTCATACAGTTTTGAAAACTTTTTCCATCAGACCGGCCAGGGCAAGTCATCAGACGCTGAAGTTTTAGGTGAGTTGTCACTGTACGGTCTCCCTAAAGGCAGTGTTTTTCAATCATTGGGATCCACAAATACATTTCATTCAGCGCCAAATATTTTGGCCCAGCATGGGGAGTATACCTCAGCTGCTTTTCACGGGAATGTTGGCTCTTTTTGGAACAGGACGGATACTTACCAAAGTTTCGGCTATGACTTCTTCTTTGATGCCGAGTTTTATGATGTGTCCGGGGACAGATCAATGGAATATGGCTTGAAAGATAAATTGTTTTTCCATGATTCGGTAGAGTATCTTGAACAGCTCCCTCAACCATTCTACTCCAAGTTCCTCACCGTCTCTCATCACTTCCCATATCCATTGGATGAGGAAAATGTGGAGTTTCCAGCTGCCCAGACAGAGGATGATACAATCAACAATTATTTCGTCACAGCACATTATGCTGACCAGGCGTTGAAGGAATTCTTCAATTACTTGAAGTCAAGCGGCTTATATGAAGATTCGATCATAGTCATGTATGGTGACCATTATGGTATCTCCGATATGAGAAACCCGGAATTGGCACCTTTAGTGGGTGAAGATCCGGAGGAGTGGAATCAATACCATGACACTCAAATGCAAAGAGTGCCGTTCATCATGCATGTTCCCGGCGTTGGAAATGGTGAAGTGTTCGACACATACAGTGGTCAGGTGGACATGCTTCCAACCTTAATGCATTTACTCGGCATGGAAACAGATGGCTATTTATTTATGGGGCAGGATATTTTATCAGAAGAACATGATAATACCGTCCCACTCAGAAATGGACGTGTAGTGACGCCTGAATATACTTTCTTTGAACAGGAAATCTATGACACAGAGTCAGGGGAGGCACTGCAGGATCAATTTACCAAAGAAGAATTGGAAGAACTTTATCGCTATAGAGACGAAGCGAGAGAAGAATTAAGTCATTCCAACGAAATTCTGATGAAAGATCTATTGCGTTTCTACAACCCTGAACCTCTGGATGAATTAAAAGAAATCGATTATATATATCGTGATCAATTGGATATCCTCGAAGAGCACCCAGAGAAAGAAACAAGCCTGATTGAACAAAATGGTGGAGAATCGAGCATGGAACTATATGAAACAGATGCACCGGAGCTGGAAGCATCAGATTACGGTTCTAATCCACCTGGTCCGCCGGAATGA